The DNA region GTAATGAGGATTCGTTCACTAATGAAAAGAATATATGACAAAATGCTCAAGAAACTGAAAACTACAAGATTGGAAACAATCGGATGGATCCTCTTTGGCAAACTACGTATATAGGAAGTACTAGGTGAAAAACACCAAGCAAATAGCCGCAAAACAAATGCAGTAGCCATTCCGAGATCCCGATTAAAACCTCTTGCCATCCCACCTAGACCCCCGTAAGAACTAGGAGGGAGTGTCCTCAATCCATTAATCCATGTAGATCTTAGTTCTCTGGAGTAGATGTTCCACAGAAACATTGACAGAAGAGCAAAACAGGAGTCTTGAGCTATACTGATGCGGCAGGTTCCCTTCACAGTGGGACCAACAGATTATGCGAGAAACCTAGGCCGATGAAGACATCAGACAGTCGACAAATCTAGCGGAGTTGGGGAAGCCACCATGGGCTGACCAATCTAGCCACTGCCACACCACGCTTGCAAAAAGCGACACAAAAAAATCCGGGAGGGGCTCGCAGTGCCTCCACCGGAGCAGCCACCTTCAGAAACAACAAAGTGACACGACTCAAAGCCACGAAAGGCAGATATTTATTGCTTGGGACGACGCTCCTACCAGCGGGCTTCATGCCGAGCCGACTTACCGGAACCAAAAGCATTTCCCGTCGCTAGATGATGGTGCAGCAGTCTGGTCGGAGTAGACGGAAACGGTTCCTTTCGCGGAAGAGGGCGGAGAAGACGCGCTAAGGAGGGGCAGAGGGCCGCCAAAGAGAATCCGTCGCTAGGGGGAGAGGATGACGCCATCGGTTATGCCCTTTTGTAAGCTTGATGGTAGAGAAAACAACTACATTCGATTAAAAAATGCCTGGGAGTTTGAATTTCATTAAAAGAAGACAAGGTCGTTTGACGACATTCTGCTTAACTGAAATGGAAGTGTTCTCGGAGAATTGTAATtgagattgaattttttaacagaaaaaagaaacgaGGTCGTTTCAAGCAACGTGGGTCCAAACCCAGTAAAAGCGTGAACTTGATGCTTAGAAGTGACCACTCCACCTTTTCTTGGAGTATCTCACTAGGATCATACATCTAGTGGCTCACGCCTCTTGCTACTCTATTTGTTATAAGTATTTATAATAGAGAAGATTAGCATGAATCATTATCATTAATGCTTGTCATGTACAGATCATGAAAATGATTCATGCTAATcttttctattaatttaaaataggCTCCCTGGTATCATAGAATATGAGAAGCTTTTGTTCGTTTTACGAAAATTTGCCACGTCAATATCTTTTGAAACTCTCTAACTAGTTCATCGATTCTTCATttccatgtatatatatatacataatatagaCATAATTATAATAACCAACTACTAATGAATTCATTAATCtataatacaatatataaactataaatatGATCAACTACTTGCAAagtactttttaattttatttaaaagaactATAAAAACGGATAATAAGAGCTCGCTTGTCTAgttggaaaaaattatttgtggAAAGATATTGGCGAGGTTTTATTGGGGGGTGTGGTTGCCGTTGTGGGATTCCTCTGATCGAACTTAACAAGGATCTTCGAAGGCCTGTAAGATGAGAAAATATTCACTGACTTGAATGAGTAATAACTAATCAAAATATTCACCGAATATTTGCTCTCATAAGAGAGGTAGCGGTCGACGGCAAGGCACCAACTGTTGGCCCCTCCTCTCCTCTTTGTCCGTACTGTTTCAGTgaggtttttttattttttttcatttttatttttcaattttcaaatatatttttattaaaaaaactttGAGCCCACTCGGCCAGTCTCCATGAACCACGTACCACTCCCACGTCGGCATAAGTCACGTCATGCCAAACGTGATATCAAATCCcgatttgatatatttttagttaaaaaaaaagacaaatcaGTTTGtgttaaaatttaaagaattttttttttgtgggaatttataatgtttggtctctctttctttctttcctttcatAACGAGGAATATTCGGGTCCGACTAGTCCGCCCATATTAACATTTTATCAGTTCACTAGACGTATTAATTCGATCACACCTTTTCTATAAGTGGTCTAATAAGGAGTATCTTTTTGTAAGGATTCCGCTAATCCCGTcccttcttttatttatttttattttactcttCGTTTGTGACTCTGCtcatataaattaagaaatattGCTACTAGAAGGCAAGCAAAGCATTTGCCTCTTTTCTTTGAGCATCTGATTTTATGTCTCGATCATGACCGACATCTTACTTCCGGGTTCCAGGTTTCCTCTTGTTGCATGCTGTCCATCTCTAAACTGTTTTTCTTTGATTTAGTGCCATTTGGCCAACAAAAACATGACATTCGTACTATTAAGAGGTTGATTCTAATAACAAGATAGTTTGCTCCTCTTCTTTAGATCTCGAGTTTAATTATAGCTATAGAAAAGCCTAAGAagtaacttttttatttttggttggGGTGAAGCCTAGGAAGTAACTTCCATCTTATTAATAGCCTGCTTCAATAAGCCTGATGAAGAATTAGATAGGCCAAATTTTAAATCTAGAGAACTCTGAATACATAAAAAAGAGGGGGCGGGAAAGGCAAGCAGTTTACTGTCTGCTTGCATACATATACTTTGTTAAATCATTGAGATGTAATTACAAAGTGTTGCACAAATTTGAATCCCAAGAAGTGTACTTGTTGGAAGGGGAAATAACTTATAATACTCGATTTCGTGGAATTGCGAgagcaatcataaaaaaaaatcattgagATGTATTTAACGTACTCTTAAAAATTTCGTAAGGTAATCAGTAAGAGTTATGTCATGGTATAATCTAATTTATGAAATGCACgtaaatttcttttaaattcatataattgactaaaaattttaagtcAAACTCTTTAAACTATGTGTTACTttgcaaataatttttaccAGATAATCAAGTAATGTACTTAAACTATATGTAATATAGTCAAAATAACGTAATTTACTAAGGTAATTTGAGCAGTACAAACTGAAGTAATTCATTTTGCATGTGTTATTCGATCATTTCAAAGTGATCTTACCTATACATAACTTTCTGTATATGGATCATTTGAACAAGGTGCAAATCAATTTCGTTACATGTTGGACATAACATGACCCAATCGAAGGGCATAATTGTGCTCGTATGAACGACTAGAAAGAATGCTTACCGATGTACAAATAGTTCAAAAATACGGAAGTAAACCGAACACATACTATCCATCGACTAATCATAAACCTTAGAggcccacccccccccccccccccccccccccccccccccccccccttcaaatcctcttccttATGCAGCCAATTGTCTTGAGGCAGCAAACTTCTTGTAAATCTCCATGGCCAGTTTGCTGTCAACCTCCTCACCGGTGGACACAAGAGAAACCTGCTGCCCCTTCTTGATCTTATTATTTCCTCCAATGACACTCGAACTGTCCGATCGGTCCATGCCCATGGCCAGCCTGATCATGAGCTCCGTGTACGCCTCGTGAAACTTAGCAAGAAGGTTAACTGGCGACAGTATCTTCAACCTCAGCTTCGGCGCTGTCCTAACCTTAGAGTACTCCCGACGGATTGGACGGTGCCCTGTTGTACCTCCGAGCCGTGTGATCTTCAGCTTCCTTCTGATGGAGCCGTATCGTGCTCCATCAAGCCTATGGTACTTTCTTCTCCTCCAATACCTCTTGAGGCTCTCATAATAAGAACTAGGACCGGGAAGAATctccattaatttttctttggaATGACAGAGAGAAGTGTGCAGGAGGTGGTGTAGGGAAAGGGATTATATATAGAGAGTACTTTGAATGGAAGATTGTTGTTATTGAATATTAAGTGGCAAAGCTATACAACAGTGGCATTACACACTTCTACTTTGGTCAATATTGGCTGTTTGACCTGGCCAATTTATTTGATGGTCTTATTACGCGAAGATTGAATAAATCTCATTAATGAGCCTTCTATTGCAGGCGAGCCCACCTTGATTGATTTGCAATTAATTTATCTACACAACATATAGTACAGTTGGCAAATTTCGTCGTGAGCCAATGAACtttatatgtaatataaggatttgaaataaCAGCAATTTATGGTTACTATAAGCCGGACGTGCAAGTTGTAGACTAGTCTTAACTAATAGCATGAGAACACATCGTTGtctcaaagaaaaaaattgtctCTCTATCAAATGGATTAAGCTGGTTTCAAACGACAGTACAGTTGTACGACTTTTTGTTTATGACATGTTTTATTACTAGCGAAACTAAAGGTAACTTGGTTATGTGCATAACATGTGATTTGAACAGTTACAGTTTATGATatcaatattaattaaatccTCGTATGATCGAACAAGGATTAGGCATGTTGTGTGTAGACCTAAATTCAGGACGAGTTTGATGAGATCGCATAAACTATGATCAATTACTCTGGCATTTCGTTGACTAGAAAAAGTCAAGAATTGGCTTCTAATGTATGTTGCGTCGTTACTTGTCAAGAAGCACATGGGGTGTGATTAATGGCTTGATTGTGCCGTCCAACTGAATGATTTGACTGATTTCCACAAAGCTAATTTTACGGTTACCCCCGTCCCACTTAACTGAACAGAGGACACGTTCGTACACTATTTGGATTTTTGCCAGATTTTTGTTCTCTTTACTATAATTTTCGAgcctaattttttattgactGAATTTTCGAACCTAATTAAGTTGGGGCAAGTTAGTACGTAGAACGTGCATATGTTTTGCGATTAGAAAAGAGTTTATGGATTTGAATCTCTCCTTGCGCGTCCAATTCCTTGGTATGTCCACTTACACACACTTGAACGCCTACGGATTTATTAAATCAATGGGACTTGTTGGTTGTTTGAGGACACGAGTAGAATATTGGGGACTCCCAAATTCTACATTGATAATCCTTTTGTTAAGAGTCATACTATCATTTCCGTCTTCACATATAAAGCCTGATTtcacaaataatataaattattaatcaatattaataattgtcttaataatattgaagatttcataataaattgTCTTTATAACATTCATTGCACGGATTCAATACTTGAAGGGATTTGATGTGAATTAAATAACGAAAGGCGCAAGATTAAAGAACAGAACAGACGGTAAGCAAGTAAGATCAACACACTATTTGCTTACATGCAAATCTGCCAGCTCAGCTGCAAATTGCCTCTtcgtcctcttcctcctcgttTTCATCCATTCGTGTATGCAATTGCTCTCATTCATTCATCATCGTATGCTATAGTTATATATGGGCCGTCAACTCCTTGCAACTCCAGGGAAGGGCAGTCCTCGATGTACAAATTTAGATGAAATGTCTTGAAATCCCGTCCTAAGTCTCGAATCTCGGCTAGCTCCTTGCAATTGCATACGCGCAATGTCCAGAGATTTTCTAAACGCGACACATCAAGCACTGTCCCAGTAGTGGATTCAATAATACTCAGCTCGTTCAAATTTCCCAACTGACCACAACAGAACTTGACCAGCTCCTTCCCTGTGCATTTCTCTAAAGACGTCTCTCATTCAACTCCTCCGGTTGCCGCAGAGACCTTCCAGCTTGCTCTTCTTTTAGGGAGCAATATTCGAATTCAATTCTACACAATTTCTTCAAGTTGGAGAAATCTGGAAATTCCATCTCTGTTGTGACATAGCATGGCTCCAACTCCCTCAGTGTGGACGGAAATTGCGGGATGCATTTCAAGCCCATACAACCCAACACCAAGTACTCCAaatttgtcaagttctcaatcCCCTGAATGCCGAACCCACAGGCCTGTTTCTGCAAGGAAAAACTCTCCTCAGCAATTGGTGCAGATAATCTGCAGAGCTTCGCTAACTTCCCAATAGAACTCGGCAACTTTCTTATCTTGCTTCCCTTCAGTTGCAAGCTTACCAATTCGGACATATCTCCCACCCAATCTGGCAGAATCCTCAGCTCGGATGAGGATAGGTCCAAATGTTCCAGCGATTTCAAATCCCCAAGAGCGTCAGGAAGCTCCTCTTATCTTGGTTGATTCTAATAACAGCCACTCAAGGTTTATTAGTCGTCCAATAGAGTTGGGTAATGCACCCTTAACTCTGCAAAGGACAAATCTAAAAAACCTGGTTGAATCCTCAAATTTGGATGAGCCCGGATACAGCCATTTCAACGATTTCAATTCCCCAAAAGAGTCGGAAAGCTCCTCTATCTTCGTGTCTTCTAAATGCAGCTCCTCTATCTTAGAGGAACATCCCTCAAGATCAAGACGCTTCAGTCTTCTCAGCATGCCAATGGAGCTGTGTATTTAAGCTAAATCCCGGCATCCTCTAAGAATCAACTCCTCGAAGATGGCGTTGTTGGACAAATCGGCATATTTGTCAAGATACAACATCCTGTGAGGTTTAGGGACTGCAAATTCTTTGCCATCTATATCGATCATAAACACAACAGAGGTTAGAAAATGGATCGCATTAAGAAATATATCTTACATTGTATTTTCCCTAATAATATTGATGTTTACAAATATAGGAGTATAAATGCAAAATGCAGGCATATTGCAACCTGTATATATGTGAAGTCTTCTTTCTCCAAGTATCACTGTATGGTTGCAGATTTGCAAAATTCAGCAAATCATTTGTCGGAGAACTTCTGATCAAGTtagagaagaaaatgaaacatGTCCCTGACTGGCTAGTTAGAAGAGCTGATCAGGAAGAGGCTGTAATGAAATTATTACACATTGACGCACATGATAAACGACTTGTTGGCATCCATGGAATGGTTGGCATTGCTAAGAAGACTCTTGCCAAGGTCGTTTTCAACCAACTCACAATCAGGTTCCACTGTTGCAGCTTCCTTGAGGACATTCGAGAGTCTTTAAGATGCAAAGGTCTTGAATACTTGCAAAAGCAGCTGTTGGAAGATCTCGAACCGAGGCTACAAAAACATCCCAGGTATCAACTCAATCAAAATActccaaaaataatttttgcaAAAGGAGGGTTCTTGTCGTCCTTGATGATGTCAACAAAAGGAAACACATAGAGATGATAGCAGGAATGTTGGATTGGTTCGGTTCCGGAAGTAGGATAATAATAACGACAAGGTATAAAAGCATTCTTACAGGAATGCGGGCTTTTGAAATGGTGGAGATGTATTATTAGTAGGCTTGCCTTTGGAAAAGACTCTCCTCCAAGTGATTACCAAATTCTTTCAGATGAAGTTCTTTCTCTTACTGGAGGACTACTTATGGCCCTTGAAATCATAGGTTCCATGCTTCATGAACGCGACAACGAAATGTGGAAAGCGACCATTGAACAGTTAAAGAATGTGCCCAATCCAGATGTTAAGAGAAAACTGAAAATAAGTTATGATGCATGGGAGCCTGATCACCAACAATTATTCCTTGATATCGCCTGCTTTTTCATCAACACGAACAAATCAAGTGCAATGTACATGTGGAAAGCTTCCGATGACTTTGGTACCCTGCTACAAggagaaaattatttatttcattgggtCGGGTTTTCATTTGCAATGTGAACAATTAGATTCAGGAAAAATGTTTTGGTGTCTTGCCATGAAGCAGAGCCTCGATTTAGATCTGTCTCTTTAAACGGGTTAACCAAAGGATCTCAGGAATCACTGTTTAATCCATTACACATTAGAGGGCGAGTTCGTGCATCACCTTTTCATGAAGGTTATCCTTTGGTCGTTGCATTCACAATTAGATATGTCTTAAGATACCGGTATCTTATTTTCATGATCAATTGAGCCAGTGGATTGAAGTGCTCTTTGTGGTAATTTAACAAAGCATCCggatgcttttttttttttttttttaaatctggATGCTGTTGCTTACTGTCCTACTGTCAAATACATTAGTTAACGCTTAAAGTGTAACTATTTAAGAGTATCTTTTAGTTATGATCGTATCATGTCATCTACAACGAGCTTATATCGAGTCTTTTCCTACGATTTTGTTATTGGTCTGCTAAAGACCTGCCTATTTGACGTTGCTATCAAGTGCTCTATTTCTGTCGGTATTGCTTATGGACAGCGAGCTCATCAGTGAAGAGTTGTTCATCATTTAATCTCATCGTTAACACAAGGCATCCTAGGGGTCCTTGAGCTTTGAGGAGAAGCTTGCTTGATGAACACAAAATAAAGTTGACTTTAACTTAATGAGTAAGTCAAAAAAGTGTTGAATGATTAAATAGATGGGAAGTTATCCGCATTTGGTTTTCAAATAAAGATTTTATCATGCTCAACTCAACAATGCTCTTCcccaaattcaacaatataatcattattggttgtcttatttttttccatttagtaataatttctcacttatattttttcctatgaagttttacaattaatttttggttttttcttttctatacCCTAAGGGCATAGAATAAACCAACTAATATTGCCAAATTAAAACGGCATCtcattaatgcaatgattCTTACATTTTAGTGCCTAATATAACCTTAAAACTCTCTTACCAAATAAATTACGTATAATATTAAACCCATACCTCTTACTAAATAAGaatcattgcattaatgaGATAGAGTTTTAGGGTTAAACGTTTAAGGTTTCaaggttttagggttttagggtttcaaaATTTAGGGTTTCAAGGTTTaggccttgtttggtttgtggatgcaattttaaaatcacaattctaacttaactctatcaactacaaaacaaaataactcatacaaagtcaaaaagtgggccccatttataccactttttttcacaacaaaacaacataactcatacaaagtcaaagggtgggtcccatttatatcactctttttcaaaatcaaaatctgattttaaaattctattatgaaaccaaacgcagcattagTGTTTTAGGGTTTAAAGTTTTAGGGTTATAGGGTTTTGCAATCGGAATTTGTTATTTTACCATTGGATTTATTTGATAGGAGATATGGATTTACTGTTATGAGATTTGTTCGGTAAGAGAGGATTAAGGGTATATTtggtaatataaaattaaaataatttcattaatgaggTACTGTTTTAATCTGGTAATATTGGTTGGCTTATCCTATGCCCTTTGAGCATAGAATGGACaaaccttttaatttttttattaataaatttccTTTCTActttcatatctatatatacatagagaTACTCTCACTTATCAGTATATTTGTTAACACTtgcaatcattattttttgtcTTTCTTATTTCAAAAAGTTGAGTAGAGCATAATTGTTATTTtgctctaaaaccaaacacaaactTAATCACTCagttatttttttcctaaatcgCTCAACTGAGATAAGTTGATAATATTTTCAACAATACCCctaaaattttacataatttGCAAATCAATCTCATTTTGATTTCGAGACAATAGCAGATAAGTTGACATGGCGTCTCATTGATTGACCACCAGAGCATTGACGAGACTAAGACGGTGTTGTGGTGGTCAACGACGAGCCACCATGGTGAAATTCTTTTCTTGGATCttctactctctctctctctctctctagagagagagagggggtaGGAGAACCAGGGTTGTGATGGCTCATCGCCTGCCACTGCGTCCTCAAGGATCGCCAACGACATCGCCTGGGTTGCGCTGGCGAGCGACAAGCCACGACAACCCAAATCTCGTCCTCTCTCAAGAAAGAAGGGGTACCAAATATGAGCTGCAGTTACTCATCGCCGACACCACAGCCCAGGCAACGTCACCGGCAACCCCTGAAGACGTCAGTGATGTCACTTGAGGTTGCGGTGGCTAGTACAGTGGCCACCATTGCGCCCTCCTCATCTTTGAtctatttttttatccttttttattttctatttactgaaattaaattaaaataatattaatgtaAAGTGGcaaaagttttaaaaagaTAAGTTTTGTGGcagaattagaaaaatatcatGAAGGTTTTAAGTATCTAAATTTTTCCACTTCGCCAAACAAAATAAACTTATCTCTTTGGGTACTTATTTTAGTAAGGGCTGAAATTTTAAACCCAAGCAAACACAATCctattatcttttttaattgAGAAACTTCTTTTTTGACAAATGACGtactattttacaaaaaacttgttaattttaatataacaaggatttttttaataacaaatTCTCTTATGAAATAACAagaattttactattttttaaattatcttttaaaGTTCACTTTTAAGGAATCTTCCTATGGTAAACACACTCATTGACGACAACCGGTATTTATGGTGATCAATCAACTGTACAAGCTTAACCAATTGTACATGCTGCTGATCGAGCACGACGACTACACGTATCCATGGATGCTTACATCACTGAAAGATTTGATTGGACATTAATAGTATGTTTGGTTTAGAATCTagagttaaattttgattttaattgatttataatgattgttttgttgaattatgagaaaaaatgtaaaaaagtaatgaatagttgaaaaaaagtaataattgtattgttggatagtgaaaaagttttaaataattgagaaaatttaatattaaaaattaaattgaatggttaaaaaaattgaagaaaatgagaagtaataattatattgttaactTTTATTgcgtagtgagtagagttaaaattagagttaaaattttaaaaatcgaaCCAAAGGGAGTGTAATACTCGCGCTAGGTTTCAGAGGAAACTATACCACTGTGAACTTAGTACAGTGGCCTCAGCG from Punica granatum isolate Tunisia-2019 chromosome 3, ASM765513v2, whole genome shotgun sequence includes:
- the LOC116200505 gene encoding uncharacterized protein LOC116200505; protein product: MEILPGPSSYYESLKRYWRRRKYHRLDGARYGSIRRKLKITRLGGTTGHRPIRREYSKVRTAPKLRLKILSPVNLLAKFHEAYTELMIRLAMGMDRSDSSSVIGGNNKIKKGQQVSLVSTGEEVDSKLAMEIYKKFAASRQLAA